AACTATACCATCTAAATTACCATCATTAGCCATATCGTTTTTATCTAAATCTCTTCCAAAATAAGAGTAATTAAGAGAGGTTCTAAAAGCATCTGTGAAGTAATAATTTAACCCAAGATCAAAACCGTAAGTATCAACTTTACCAAAGTTCATATAGGTCAATAAGAATGCTGATGGTCCGGTAGCACCAGGCACAGCATCTTCATATTTTTCGTCTCCAACGTGGGTTACAAATTTATTGTTTGCAGCGTCTGCAATATTACGTAATGGACTAATAAAATTCTTTGATTGATTGTAGTATGCATTAACATCAATAAATAATTTGTCGGAAAGTTGCCCTTTATAACCAACTTCATAAGAATCAATAGTTTCCACATCTAATTTTTCAATTTTTGAACCATCAGATAATGTGAAACCTTCTCCATTTCCAATCACCAATCCACCAAATAAATTTCCTTTTAGGTTTAATATTGAAGGCACAGCGATTCCTTTACCATACGTTACTCTAAAAGTGCCTTTATCCATTACTTTAGTAATTGCTAGTTTAGGAATAAAGTTTGAGCCATATAGTTCATGGTTATCAACTCTTGCTCCGAATAAAAAGTTCCAACCAGACTCAGCAATTTTATATTCTAATTGTGTATAAACACCTTTTTGGTCAATGTCTATACCACCATCATCTAAAAGATAAGTACCATTAGAATTTGCCATATCTAATTGATATTGGGCACCTAAAGTTAAATAAAACCCACCCCAATTGTTATTGTATTGTCCCTCTGCATTAAATCTTTTAGAGGCATCTTCAAAAACGGAGCCTCTTGGTAACGGAATTCCAAAAGCGGAATTCCATTGTTCCGTATAAGACCTTGTTAAAGCCTCTTCTTCAGAAAATCCATTATCAATAAAGGAAACATAGTTTTGCGTTCTTTGGTTCATTGCATAGGTGTCCTCGGTCTTGCTCCAAGTGTAATACGTATTTAAGAAAAAGTTATTTGAAACAAATTTTAATTGTGCAATGTCTATACTCCAATCTTTTATTTTATTACGTCCAGCGTTTGTAACTCCAATATTACTGCTGTTACTATGTCCGTAATAACCGATGATTTCAGATGCTTTACCAGGTCTATAATGTAATGAAGCTCCATATTTTTCGCTGTCAAAATCATTGTCTTTTCCCAATTCTTTATATCCTTTATCACCAACATAAACACTATCTGTATAATCAAACTCTTCACCAGTTGATTTTTCAAAATGCAGTTTGTAAGCAAATTTGTCACTAATGGCTTGAGCGTGTCTTAACCGAGCAGTAAATACTTTTTGGTTACCAACACCAACAGCAAAAGTTGTTCCTTCAGATGTAAAAGGGTTTTTCGTAATAGTGCTTACCAAACCGTTATGAGCATTTGGCCCATATAGTGTACCGTTAGGACCTAAAAGAATTTCAACACGTTCTACGTCGTCTTTTGTAACGGTAGAAAAAGTACCAAAAGGTAAGCCAGTAGCTACCAGTGTAGAAACTCTATCATCAGTAATTTGAAGATTTTTAGAATTAAATGCAGAGTTAAAACCTCTAATGTTGATTCCAGTGCCTAAAACCCCACTTCGAACAAAATCCACACCTTTTTGTC
The nucleotide sequence above comes from Aureibaculum algae. Encoded proteins:
- a CDS encoding TonB-dependent receptor, yielding MKKLFLLLTIFSFAILHAQDTGSIQGIITDDAGQPLPSASVSINSISKGVVTDFDGNYLLENIPIGSYNVTFSFLGLQSITQRVSVEAGKVTKVDISLNSSDNILNEVVVTAGKKPQKITDVPATVNVIRAQDIQEFASFNIGELAARQKGVDFVRSGVLGTGINIRGFNSAFNSKNLQITDDRVSTLVATGLPFGTFSTVTKDDVERVEILLGPNGTLYGPNAHNGLVSTITKNPFTSEGTTFAVGVGNQKVFTARLRHAQAISDKFAYKLHFEKSTGEEFDYTDSVYVGDKGYKELGKDNDFDSEKYGASLHYRPGKASEIIGYYGHSNSSNIGVTNAGRNKIKDWSIDIAQLKFVSNNFFLNTYYTWSKTEDTYAMNQRTQNYVSFIDNGFSEEEALTRSYTEQWNSAFGIPLPRGSVFEDASKRFNAEGQYNNNWGGFYLTLGAQYQLDMANSNGTYLLDDGGIDIDQKGVYTQLEYKIAESGWNFLFGARVDNHELYGSNFIPKLAITKVMDKGTFRVTYGKGIAVPSILNLKGNLFGGLVIGNGEGFTLSDGSKIEKLDVETIDSYEVGYKGQLSDKLFIDVNAYYNQSKNFISPLRNIADAANNKFVTHVGDEKYEDAVPGATGPSAFLLTYMNFGKVDTYGFDLGLNYYFTDAFRTSLNYSYFGRDLDKNDMANDGNLDGIVLDTELPINTPNNKLSIGLHYNKNKFYGTLYGRWVEKYDFFSGINIAAKTQDLDGDGTNDVFANAKNGRTWNYGQLGGLTVDANAGYYITDKFTVGASITNLFNAKNREFVASPVIGTLYSVELKYTVDFFKKK